The proteins below come from a single Roseiflexus sp. RS-1 genomic window:
- a CDS encoding AAA family ATPase: MREQYADVALLGQRVIEQVERVIVGKRAVLEQIMAATLAGGHVLLEDYPGLAKTLIARSFAAALGLEFRRIQFTPDLLPGDITGGYVYNRAADRFELRRGPVFANIVLADEINRASPKTQSALLEAMQERQVTLEGETMPLPEPFLVLATQNPIEYEGTFPLPEAQLDRFLMKLSIGYPSPEEEREILRRRRERRRDDAVIEQVTNAEELLAMRDAIEDVYVDADIEEYIVRLVAATRSDARVAVGASPRGSLALLKLARVRAALDGRDFVIPDDVKVFVRPALAHRLILTPDLWMQRRAAEEILSAVLQAIPAPVMR; encoded by the coding sequence ATGCGAGAACAGTATGCCGATGTTGCCCTTCTCGGTCAACGTGTGATCGAACAGGTTGAACGTGTCATTGTCGGCAAGCGGGCTGTCCTCGAGCAGATTATGGCAGCGACGCTCGCCGGCGGACATGTGTTGCTCGAAGATTACCCCGGTCTGGCAAAGACGCTGATTGCACGCAGTTTTGCAGCGGCGCTGGGGCTTGAGTTCCGGCGCATTCAGTTCACGCCGGATCTCCTGCCAGGCGACATAACCGGCGGCTATGTCTACAACCGTGCTGCCGATCGCTTTGAGTTGCGTCGGGGACCGGTGTTTGCCAACATTGTTCTGGCGGACGAGATCAACCGCGCCTCGCCGAAGACCCAATCAGCGCTGCTGGAGGCGATGCAGGAGCGCCAGGTAACGCTCGAAGGCGAGACGATGCCGCTGCCGGAACCGTTTCTGGTGTTGGCGACGCAAAACCCTATCGAGTACGAGGGAACCTTTCCACTGCCTGAAGCGCAACTTGATCGCTTTTTGATGAAACTTTCGATTGGATACCCGTCGCCGGAAGAAGAGCGCGAGATCCTGCGGCGGCGGCGTGAGCGTCGGCGCGATGATGCGGTCATCGAGCAGGTGACCAACGCCGAAGAATTGCTGGCGATGCGCGATGCTATCGAAGATGTGTATGTCGATGCCGACATTGAGGAGTACATTGTGCGGTTGGTGGCAGCCACGCGCAGTGATGCGCGTGTGGCAGTCGGCGCCAGTCCACGCGGGTCGCTGGCGCTGCTCAAACTGGCGCGGGTGCGCGCTGCGCTCGATGGACGCGATTTCGTCATTCCCGATGATGTCAAAGTTTTTGTTCGCCCGGCGCTGGCGCACCGTCTCATCCTGACGCCCGATCTCTGGATGCAGCGTCGTGCTGCGGAGGAAATCCTGTCTGCCGTGCTTCAGGCGATCCCGGCGCCGGTTATGCGATGA